TGGCCCTCGTCGCCGTCGGCGCCACCAGCCTGGCGCCGGGCTTCGACCTGAAGACCAGCCTCGCCCTGCTCACCGGCGTCGTCCTGGCGGCCGTCGCGGCCGGGGTCGGCGTGCGCCGCCGCCAGCCGCTGGCCGCTCTCACCCTGACCTATCTCGGCCTGTTCCTGGCCATCGCCGTCGCCTTCCCCGACTGGCTCGTCGATCTCTCCTACTTCCTGCTGGCCGCCGGCCTGGTCCTGCCGCTGCTGGCGGCCGAGGTCGTGCGGCTGGGCCGCGAGGATCGTGTGCGCGAGACGGCCCTGACCCTGGCCGTCGACCAGCCCGACTGCCTGACGGTCGTCTCGGCCCGGGGTGTCGAGCGCGTGCCGATCCCCGACATCGTCGCCGTCATCGGGGCCGACGACTACGTCGAGCTGCGCCTGAGCAGTGGCCGCAGCCTGCTGCACGCCGCCCGGCTCGACCGGCTGGAAACGGAGCTGCCCGCAGGCTTCCTGCGCGTCCACCGCTCGGCCATCGCCAACCTGGCCCAGGCGACAGGGCTGGAACGGGACGGGGGCCGCTCACGCCTGTTGATGCGGGTCGGTCCCGCCCTGTCGATCAGCCGCGCCCGCCTGGCCACCGTCCGCGCGGCGCTCGGGGTCTAGACCAGCAGATCCGCGCAGGCGTCAACGATGGCGTCGGCGTTCAGCCGGTACTTGGCATAGAGGTCCGGCAGGTCGCCCGACTGGCCAAAGCTCTCCGTGCCCAGCGCCCGCACCCGCTGGCCGCGCACCGATCCCAGCCACGACAGGGCCGCCGGCGAGCCGTCCAGCACCGTCACCAGCACAGCGTCGGCGGCCAGCGGCTCCAGCAGCCGTTCAGCCGTCGCCATCCGCGCCTCGCCGCCCGTCCAGCGAGACCGCCCGGCGGCGGTCCAGTCGGCGTGCAGCACGTCGGGCGAGGTCACGGCCAGCAGGCCCGCCTGCGGCAGGTCCTCCAGGATGGCCTCGAACGCCGCCAGGGCTTCCGGCGCAATGGCGCCGCTGTAGACCAGGGCCAGCTTCGCGCCCGGGGCCGGCGGCTTCATCCAGTAGCCGCCCTCGATGACGCCGCTGCGCCAGGCGTCGTCGGCGCGGACCGGCTGCTCCAGGCTGCGGGTCGACAGGCGCAGGTAGGTCGAGCCGCCGTCCTCGCGCTGGATGCGGTCGAAGGCATGGGCCATCAGCACCGCCGTCTCGTCGGCGAAGGCCGGCTCATAGGAATCCAGCCCCGGCTGGCTCATCCCGATCAGCGGCGTGCCGATCGACTGGTGGGCCCCGCCCTCCGGCGCCAGGGTCAGGCCGCTGGGCGTCGCCACCAGCAGGAAGCGGGCGTCCTGGTAGCAGGCGTAGTTGAGGGCATCGAGGCCCCGGGCGATGAAGGGGTCGTACAGGGTGCCGACGGGGAACAATCGCTCGCCGAACACCGAGGAACTCAACCCCAGCGCCGCCAGGGCGATGAACAGGTTGTTCTCGGCGATACCCAGCTCGACATGCTGGCCGGTCTCCACCATCGACCAGACCTGGGCCGAGGGGATGCGGCGGTTCTTGAACACGTCCTCATGCGCCCGCCGATGGAAGACGCCCCGCCGGTTCACGAAGCCGCCGAGGTTGGTCGACACCGTCACGTCCGGCGAGGTGGTCACCACCCGGCCCGAGAAGTCGTCGGTCCGCTTGGCGATCTCGAACATCACCTTGCCGAAGGCCGCCTGGGTCGAAATTTCCTTGTCGGCGGTGACCGCCGCCAGCAGGTCGTCGACGCCCGGCAAGGCCACCGTCGGCGCCACCTTGCGCCCATCCTTGCGGGCCGCGAACGGGGCCGTATCGACCGTGTGGCGCAGGGCCGCGCGCTCGTTGTCGCCAAGGCCTGAGAAGATGTCCCACTCCTCGCCCTCGATCACGCCGAGCCGGCCGCGCAGTTCGCCGATCTGGGTCGGCGTCATCAGGCCCGAATGGTTGTCCTTGTGGCCCTGGAACGGCAGCCGCCAGCCCTTGACCGTGTAGGCGATGAAAAACCGCGGCGCGTCGTCCTCGGCCGCCCGCTCGAAGGCCTCGAGGATGGTCTCCAGGCAGTGGCCGCCCAGCTCGGTCATCACCAGCGCCAGGTCGTCGTCGCTGTAGCCCTCGATCAGCTTCAGCGCCTTCCTGTCGCCGGCCAGATCGACCGACAGCCGTTCGCGCCAGGCCTTGCCGCCCTGATACGTCAGCGCCGAATAGAGATCGTTCGGCGCCGTCTCGATCCAGGTGCGCAACGCCTCGCCGCCGGGCCGCGCAAACGCCGTCAGCTGGCGCTTCGACCACTTCAGCGTCTCGACCCGCCAGCCGGCGGCCTCGAAGATCTCGCCATAGCGGGTGAACATGCGGTCCGACGTCGTCGCGTCCAGGCTCTGGCGGTTGTAGTCGACGATCCACCAGGTGTTGCGCACATCGTGTTTGCAGGCCTCGATCAGGGCCTCATAGATATTGCCCTCGTCCAGCTCGGCGTCGCCCAGCAACGAGATCATCCGCCCCATGGCGTCCGGCTTCACCGCCCCGCGCGCCGCCAGATAGTCCTGGGTCAGGCTGGCGAAGGCGGTCATCGCCACCCCCAGGCCCACCGAACCGGTCGAGAAATCGACGTCGTCGATGTCCTTGGTCCGCGAGGGATAGGACTGCGCGCCGCCAAGGCTGCGGAAGCGCTGCAGCTGGTCGAGGGTCTGGCGGCCGAACAGGTGCTGGATGGCGTGGAACACCGGGCTGGCGTGTGGTTTGACCGCCACCCGGTCCTGCGGCCGCAGGGTGCGGAAATACAGCGCCGTCATCAGCGTCGTCATCGAGGCGCAGGACGCCTGGTGCCCGCCGACCTTCAGCCCGTCGCGGCTCTCGCGCAGATGGTTGGCGTTGTGGATCGTCCAGCTGGCCAGCCAAAGCACCCGCTCTTCCAGCCGCCGCAACAGGGCGATGTCCTGCCGCCCCGGGCTCGCTGATCCGTCATCCATGCTCAAACGCCATCCAAAGTCGCGGAATTCGACCCTTCATAGGCGTGGTCGGCGGCAAAGGCTACCGACGCAGCAGTCTCCACGCCCGCCCGATCGCGAGACGAAAGAACGGCGCCCCGGCCATCGCGCCCCGTTGCGCGACCACCGGCGCCCCCCAAGATACAGACTGTCGCGAGGATCGAACGATGGATTGGCTGTACGCCCTTGGACTCCTGGTCGTCGTGGTGCTGCTCACCCCGCTCTGGTCATGGATGCTGCGCGACATGCGCCGCCGGGGCGGCGGCGGACTCGGCCCGGCGCTTGGCGAGTTGAACGCCGCCTTCGATCCGTCCAGCCGACGCCCGGCGGAAGTCCGCGAACAGCTGCCTGCCGACCGGACAAAGGACGATCCGCCCGCCTGACCGCATGGCCATAGCGGCGAAGGGTCCCTCCGGCGTGGCTTCAATCTAGCCGCGATCAATCGCTTGGGTCATAACGGTCGGCCTGTCTTCAGAGGTTGAACCGCCCCCGTGACCGACGCCCTTGTGCTGAGCCGCCTGACCAAGACCTTCGGCGGCAAGGCGGCCGTCGCCGATCTCGACCTGACGGTCCGGTCCGGCGAGCTCTACGCCCTGCTCGGCCCCAACGGCGCCGGCAAGACCACCACGCTGCGGATGGTCGCCGGCCTGCTGGCCCCTACCAGCGGGTCGATCAGCGTCTTCGGCATCGACGCCCTGCGCGACCCGGCCGCCGCCAAGGCCATCACCGCCTGGGCCCCCGACGAGCCCATGCTCTACGACCGTCTCAACCCGATGGAGTACCTGGAGTTCGTCGCCGGCCTGTGGGGCGTCGAGGGCAAGGCCGCCCGGGCGCGGGCCGAGGAACTGCTCAAGTGGCTGGGCCTGTGGGAGCAGCGGTCGCAGCGCTGCGAGGGGTTTTCGCGCGGCATGAAGCAGAAGACGGCGCTGGCCGGGGCCCTGATCCACGACCCCAGGCTGCTGATGCTCGACGAGCCGCTGACCGGCCTCGACGCCGCCATGGCCCGCCAGGTCAAGGACGTGCTGCAGGAGCGGGTCCGCCAGGGCGGCACGGTCATCCTGACCACCCACATCCTCGAGGTCGCCGAACGCATGGCTGACCGCATCGGCATCATCCAGGGCGGCCGCCTGCTGGCCGAGGGCACCCTCGAAGAGTTGCGCGCCCAGGGGGGCCGCGGCGACACCAGCCTCGAGGACCTGTTCCTGCAGCTGACCGAGCCGGCGCCCCTCCCTGCCGGGATTGGCTGATGTTCAAGGCCGGTTCCATCCCATGGCTCGCCCTGCACGAGTTGCGCATGATGTCCCGCGAGATGCAGCGCGACAAGGCGCGGGTGTTTCAGTGGGTGATGCTGGCCATCTTCATGGTCTTCCTGCTGGGCTGTGGCGTCGGCCTGGGCCTGCTGATCCGCGAGACCGGCCTGCCGCCGATCAATCCCTTGATCGTCACCATGGTCGACCTGTCGGTGCTTGTGATGTTCAGCATCATGGCCTCCTCGACGCTCGCCCGGGCCGCCCAGGTGCTTTACCAGCGCGACGATCTCGACCTGCTGTTTTCGTCGCCGATCCCGGCCCGCAAGATTCTCGCCGTCCGCTTCACCGGCATCGCCTTCAGCGTCACCATCTTCTGGCTGTTCATTGCCTTTGGGCTGAGCGTTCCGATCGCCGTGCTGGGCGAGCCCAGGGTGCTGGCTGTGCTGCCTGTGCTGCTGGCCCTGGGCCTGCTGTCCAGCGCCGCCGGTCTGCTCCTGACCACCCTGCTGTTCCGCCTGCTCGGCCCTCGCCGCACCCGCGTCCTGGCCCAGGTTCTGTCGGCCCTCATCGGGGCGGCCGTCTTCCTGGCCTTCCAGCTGCCCAACATCATGCGGGGCGTGGACTCGAACTACAGCCGCATGAGCTGGCTTCGTCCCTACATCACCGGCGAAGTCCAGATCGACCTGCCGCCACACGCGGACCTCCTGGCGCGCGCCGCGCTGGGTGAGCCCATCCCTCTGCTGATCGTGGTCGGCGTCTGCCTGGCGGCCTTCCTTCTGGTCACCCAGGGCCTGGGCCGCCGCTTCGCCCGGGACGCCTCGGTGGCGGTCGGCAGTGACGCCTCCCGGCGCAAGGCCGGCAAGACCGGCGCCTTTGCGTCCGGCGCCTTTGCCGCCACGCTGCGCAAGGAAATGCGCCTGCTCTTCCGCGACATCGCCCTGTTCAGCCAGGTGCTGCTGCGCGTCTTCTACATGCTGCCCCTGGCCTTCATCTTCGTGAAGAACGCCAGCACCGGCCACAGCCTACTGCTGCCCGGCGGCGCCGCGGCCCTCGCCCTGATGGCCGGCCAGCTGTCGTCCAGCTTCACCTGGATCACCGTCTCGGCCGAGGATTCGCCCGAACTGCTGGTCGCCTCCCCGGCCCCGATGACGGTCATCACCCGCGCCAAGCTCTGGGCCGGGCTGCTGCCGACCCTGGCGCTGGTCGTTCTGCCGATCCTGGCGGTCGGCATCTGGTCGCCCTGGACCGGCGCGGTCGCCGCCGTCGGCGCCTTCGCCTCGGCCTGGGCCAGCGGCATGCTCAACATCTGGTACCAGAGGCCGGGCCGCCGGGCCGACTTCCGCCGGCGCGGCAACGTCCACTGGCTGCTGGTCATCCCGATCCTGCTGATCGGCGGCCTGATCGCCGGCGCCACCTTCCTGGCCGCGGCCCAGATGCTGTGGGCCATCGTTCCTGCCGTCCTGGCGGCGGTCGGCATGCTGGCCCTGCGCCGCACCGACCAGCAGATCCTCGAACGCCTGCGGAGCCCGGACTAGGGGCCAGCGGTCGATGAATATGTCTAGACATATTCATTTTCGCCGGTTTTGCCGCTGTCGTATCGCTGCGACGTTTACGACGGGCGTCTGTAGGGCGAGCGCCCGCAAACGCCCCAACAATCCCCGCCGCCCGGCCTACGCGACCCCTACGCCGGGACCCACATTCCCCGCGCCTCGGCCAACAGCCCAGGCACATTTCATCAATGATTTCAGCGACCGGCGGCTCGCCATACCCTCTCGCCGCCTGTGCGCGGGGTATAATGGTAGGCCGCTTCGATAGGCCGACGCGGACCGGCTGCCCTACTCGGCGGCCTTCTGCAGCGCCTCTTCCTGTTCCTCGAAGGCCTCGATCTGCTTGGCGGTGTACTCCGGCGACTTCGTGAACCGGGCCAGCAGGTTGTAGAACACCGGCACGATGAACAGGGTCAGCATGGTCGAGATCATGACCCCGAAGAAGATCACCACGCCGATGGTCTTGCGGCTCTCCGCCCCCGCCCCCGCCCAGAGGACCAGGGGCAGGGCGCCGAAACCGGCCGAGATACTGGTCATGATGATCGGGCGCAGGCGCAGGGACGCCGCCTCGATCACCGCCTCGCGGATACTTCGGCCCTGGTCGCGCATCTGGTTGGCGAATTCGACGATCAGGATGCCGTTCTTGGCGGCGATGCCGATGAGGATGACCAACCCGATCTGACTGTAGGTGTTGATCGTCGAGCCGGTGATCAGCAGGCCGAACAGCCCGCCGAGCGCCGCCAAGGGGACCGTGAGCATGATCACCGCCGGATGGATCCAGCTTTCGAACTGCGCCGCCAGCACCAGGAAGACCAGCAGCAGCGCCAGGCCGAAGGCCAGCCCCACCGCCCCGGACGCCTCGAGGAAATCACGGGCCTGGCCGCCCCAGGCGATGGAGACCGACGAACTCTGCTGCTTGTCCGCCTCGGCCTTGAGGAAGTCGATGGCGTCGGCGACGGTGTAGCCGGGGTTCAGCTGCATGGTCAGGGTGATGGCCCGCAGCCGATCGACCCGCGGCCGGTCCGGCACGTCGCCGCGCACCGTGGTCGTCACCACGCTCGACAACGGCACCAACGTGCCCGAACCCGAGCGCACGTACAGCGTATTGAGGTCGTCGATGGTCCGCCGCCGCTCCAGGTCGGTCTGGACGATGACGTTATATTCCTGGCCGTTCTTGATGTAGGTGCCGACCCGGCGCGAGCCGAACATGGTTTCCAGCACCCGGCCGACCGCCTGGGCCGAGACGCCGACGGCCGCCGCCTTGTCACGGTCGATGTCCACCGACAGGCGGGGGGCGTTGGGCTCGTAGTCGATGCGCGGCCGGGCCATGCCGGGGTTTTCCTGCGCCGCCTGCAGGATCGGCTGCAGCCAGCGATTGATCTCGGTGTAGTCGTTGCCGAGCGCGATCAGGTCGACGTTGGCGCCCCCGCCCCCGCCACCGCCGCCGCCCCGCTGGAACGGCCCACGCACGCTGGCCACGGCGCGCACGCCGGTGATGCCGCTCAGCGATTTGTTGAGCTCGGCGGCCACTTCATCGGAGGTCTTCTTGCGTTCGCCCCAGCCCTTCATGACGACCACGCCGTTGCCGGTGTTGAACTGGCTCTGGCCGAACCGGGGCACGCTGATGATGTACCGCTCCGCCTCGCCCGCGTCGTAGTAGGTCTTGAGCTGCTTCTCGACCGCGTCGGCGGCCTTCAGGGTGTATTCGAAACCGGCGCCTTCGGGGCCATTGATGCTGACGTCGACCCGGCCCCGGTCCTCGTTGGGAACCAGTTCCTGCGGCACGGTGGTGAACAGCAGCGCCGCCAGCCCCATCAGCACCACGACCAGGATCCCCGCCCCGATGCTGGCCGGCCGCCAGCCGAGCAGCATGTCGAGGCTGTCGTGATAGCTGGTCCGCAGACGGCTCATGCCGGCATCGACCTTGCGGGCCAGCCAGCCCTCGCTCTGGGCCGGCCGCAGCAGTTTCGAGGCCATCATCGGCGACAGGCTCAAGGCCAGCAGGGCCGAGAAGGCCACGGCCGAGGCGATGGCCACGGCCAGTTCGACGAACAGCCGGCCGATGTAGCCGGGCAGGAACATCAGCGGCGCGAAGACGCTGATCAGCACGATGGTCGTCGCCACGACCGCGAAGAACACCTGCCGCGTGCCGCGCATGGCGGCCACCGCCGGCGGCTCGCCCTCGTCGACCCGCCGCTGGATGTTCTCGACCACGACGATGGCGTCATCGACGACCAGGCCGATGCTCAGGACCAGGGCCAGCAGGGTCAGCAGGTTCAGCGAGAAGCCCATCGGGGCCAGGACGATGAAGGTCGAAAGGAGACAGATCGGGGCCACCACCGAGGGGATGATCGCCGCCCGCCAGCTGCCCAGGAAGACGAAGTTGACCAGCGCCACCAGGAACAGGGCGATGCCCATGGTGATCCACACCTCGTGGATGGCCTCGGAGGTGAACTCGGAACTGTCGACGGCGACGATCAACTCGGTGCCCTGCGGCAGGGTCTCGTTGATCCGCGCCACCTCTTCCTTGGCCAGTTCGGCGATCTTCAGATCGTTGGCCTGCGACTGGCGGGTCAGGAACATGCCGATCTGCGGCTTGCCGTTGCCCCTGAACAGCCGGCGGCGCTCGTCGGGGCCTTCCTCGATGCGAGCGATGTCGCCCAGGCGGGTGACATAGGCCGGATTGTCGATGCCGGCGCTTTGCACCTGGCCGCTGTTGGAGCCGGTTGAGGTCGCCCCGGCGACGCCGCTGACCGATGTGGCCGCCTGGCTGCCGCCGCTCGCTGCCTTGACCGGCAGCCTGGCGAAGTCCTCGGGCCGGGAGTAGCCCCGGTTCACCCGGATAGTGAAGTCCTTGCTCTGGCTTTCCAGCGCCCCGGCCGGCAGTTCGACGTTCTGGCTGTTCAGGGCCGTCTCGACGTCCTCGACGGTCAGACCCCGCGCCGCCATGGCGTCGGAGTCCAGCCAGATGCGCATCGCGTACAGCGGCGCCCCGGACAGCCCGACGGTCGCAACCCCGGGGATGGTCGACAGCCGCTCGACCAGGTAGCGGTCGGCATAGTCCGCCATCTCGATCGGCGACAGCGTCGTCGAGGTCATGTTGAGGATGATGATGGGCGAGGAGTCGGCGTTGGCCTTGGCGATCTGCGGCGGGTCGGCCTGGTCTGGCAGCTGGGCGGTGACCCGGCTGACGGCGTCGCGCACGTCGTTGGCCGCCGTTTCCAGCCGGGTGTCGAGGGTGAAGGTGATGTTGACCCGCGAAACCCCGTCGCGGCTGGAGCTGTTGACCCGGTCTATGCCCTGCACGCCCGAGACCTGGCGCTCGATCACCTGGGTGATCCGCTCCTCGATGACCTCGGCCGAGGCGCCGCGATAGGTGGTCGAGATCGACACCACCGGCGGATCGACGTTGGGCAGCTCGCGGATCGGCAGGGTGGCGAAGGCGGCGAGGCCGATGACGCAGAGGATGATGGCGGCGACGGCCGCGAAGATCGGTCGGCGAACGGAAAGGTCCGAGAGCATCAGCTCTTGCCCTTCGGCCGGGCGCCGCCCTTGCCTTCGGGACCACCCTGCCCTGGCAGGCGCACCTGCTGGCCGTCCTGCAGACGGTTCAGCCCGTCGGCCACCACCGTGTCGCCGGCCTTCACGCCTTCGCGCAGCTCGACGAAGCCGCCCTCGGCGACACCGGGGGTGACTACCGCCTTGCGGGCCACGTTGCCGTTGTCGCGGGGAGTGATGATGAAGACGAAGGCCTGGTCGCCCTCGTACTGGACGGCGCTTTCGGGCACGGCCAGGGCCGAGCGCTGGCCGTGCTCGACGTTCACCCGCATCATCATGCCGGGCTTGATGCGGCCGCCGGCGTTGGCGAACTCGGCGCGGGCGGTGAGGGTCCGGGTGGCGGTGTCGATGCGGGTATCGACCTGGGCGATCCGGCCGCTGACTCCCTGGTCCGGATAGGCGTCCGGCGTCGCAACGATCGGCGCCCCCGGCCGCAGCACGGCGACATAGCGGTCCGGCACATCGAAATCGACGCGGATGAGGCTGAGGTCATCGAGGCTGACGATCGGCGAGCCGGGACTGATCAGGGCGCCCGGGGCGATATCGCTCAGGCCTACGACCCCGGCGAACGGCGCGCGGATCACCCGGTCGCCCTTGCGCGCCTGCGCCGCCTTGGTGCTGGCCCGCGCCGTTTCCAGCGCCGCCAGATACTGTTCGGCCGTGGCGCGCGGGGCGATGCCCTTGTCGGCCAGGGTCTTCCAGCGGCCGTACTCGCGCTCGGCCTGGTTCTCACGGGCCAGGGCTTCGGCGACGCCGGCGTCCTGTTCGGTGGCCTTGAGGGTGACCAGGATCTGGCCGCGCGACACCGCCTGGCCATCGCGGAAATGCACCGCCGTCACCAGCTCGGCCGCGTCGGAGGTGATAGTCACCGACTGGCGGCCCTTGGCGACGCCCAGCACCGAGATCCTGTCGAGGAAGGCGCGCTCGCCCACCACCGCCGTGGCCACGCTGGCCGCCCGGCCGCCGCCGCCCGGACCGCCCTTGCCCTTGGAGGCTTCGCCGCCGCTGGCCATCTTCAGGCCGCCGAGCACCACCATCAGCAGCAGAACCGCGCCGGCGGCGATCAGGAA
The nucleotide sequence above comes from Caulobacter sp. NIBR1757. Encoded proteins:
- a CDS encoding efflux RND transporter periplasmic adaptor subunit, with translation MVRRHFFLIAAGAVLLLMVVLGGLKMASGGEASKGKGGPGGGGRAASVATAVVGERAFLDRISVLGVAKGRQSVTITSDAAELVTAVHFRDGQAVSRGQILVTLKATEQDAGVAEALARENQAEREYGRWKTLADKGIAPRATAEQYLAALETARASTKAAQARKGDRVIRAPFAGVVGLSDIAPGALISPGSPIVSLDDLSLIRVDFDVPDRYVAVLRPGAPIVATPDAYPDQGVSGRIAQVDTRIDTATRTLTARAEFANAGGRIKPGMMMRVNVEHGQRSALAVPESAVQYEGDQAFVFIITPRDNGNVARKAVVTPGVAEGGFVELREGVKAGDTVVADGLNRLQDGQQVRLPGQGGPEGKGGARPKGKS
- a CDS encoding ABC transporter ATP-binding protein encodes the protein MTDALVLSRLTKTFGGKAAVADLDLTVRSGELYALLGPNGAGKTTTLRMVAGLLAPTSGSISVFGIDALRDPAAAKAITAWAPDEPMLYDRLNPMEYLEFVAGLWGVEGKAARARAEELLKWLGLWEQRSQRCEGFSRGMKQKTALAGALIHDPRLLMLDEPLTGLDAAMARQVKDVLQERVRQGGTVILTTHILEVAERMADRIGIIQGGRLLAEGTLEELRAQGGRGDTSLEDLFLQLTEPAPLPAGIG
- a CDS encoding transketolase produces the protein MDDGSASPGRQDIALLRRLEERVLWLASWTIHNANHLRESRDGLKVGGHQASCASMTTLMTALYFRTLRPQDRVAVKPHASPVFHAIQHLFGRQTLDQLQRFRSLGGAQSYPSRTKDIDDVDFSTGSVGLGVAMTAFASLTQDYLAARGAVKPDAMGRMISLLGDAELDEGNIYEALIEACKHDVRNTWWIVDYNRQSLDATTSDRMFTRYGEIFEAAGWRVETLKWSKRQLTAFARPGGEALRTWIETAPNDLYSALTYQGGKAWRERLSVDLAGDRKALKLIEGYSDDDLALVMTELGGHCLETILEAFERAAEDDAPRFFIAYTVKGWRLPFQGHKDNHSGLMTPTQIGELRGRLGVIEGEEWDIFSGLGDNERAALRHTVDTAPFAARKDGRKVAPTVALPGVDDLLAAVTADKEISTQAAFGKVMFEIAKRTDDFSGRVVTTSPDVTVSTNLGGFVNRRGVFHRRAHEDVFKNRRIPSAQVWSMVETGQHVELGIAENNLFIALAALGLSSSVFGERLFPVGTLYDPFIARGLDALNYACYQDARFLLVATPSGLTLAPEGGAHQSIGTPLIGMSQPGLDSYEPAFADETAVLMAHAFDRIQREDGGSTYLRLSTRSLEQPVRADDAWRSGVIEGGYWMKPPAPGAKLALVYSGAIAPEALAAFEAILEDLPQAGLLAVTSPDVLHADWTAAGRSRWTGGEARMATAERLLEPLAADAVLVTVLDGSPAALSWLGSVRGQRVRALGTESFGQSGDLPDLYAKYRLNADAIVDACADLLV
- a CDS encoding efflux RND transporter permease subunit encodes the protein MLSDLSVRRPIFAAVAAIILCVIGLAAFATLPIRELPNVDPPVVSISTTYRGASAEVIEERITQVIERQVSGVQGIDRVNSSSRDGVSRVNITFTLDTRLETAANDVRDAVSRVTAQLPDQADPPQIAKANADSSPIIILNMTSTTLSPIEMADYADRYLVERLSTIPGVATVGLSGAPLYAMRIWLDSDAMAARGLTVEDVETALNSQNVELPAGALESQSKDFTIRVNRGYSRPEDFARLPVKAASGGSQAATSVSGVAGATSTGSNSGQVQSAGIDNPAYVTRLGDIARIEEGPDERRRLFRGNGKPQIGMFLTRQSQANDLKIAELAKEEVARINETLPQGTELIVAVDSSEFTSEAIHEVWITMGIALFLVALVNFVFLGSWRAAIIPSVVAPICLLSTFIVLAPMGFSLNLLTLLALVLSIGLVVDDAIVVVENIQRRVDEGEPPAVAAMRGTRQVFFAVVATTIVLISVFAPLMFLPGYIGRLFVELAVAIASAVAFSALLALSLSPMMASKLLRPAQSEGWLARKVDAGMSRLRTSYHDSLDMLLGWRPASIGAGILVVVLMGLAALLFTTVPQELVPNEDRGRVDVSINGPEGAGFEYTLKAADAVEKQLKTYYDAGEAERYIISVPRFGQSQFNTGNGVVVMKGWGERKKTSDEVAAELNKSLSGITGVRAVASVRGPFQRGGGGGGGGGANVDLIALGNDYTEINRWLQPILQAAQENPGMARPRIDYEPNAPRLSVDIDRDKAAAVGVSAQAVGRVLETMFGSRRVGTYIKNGQEYNVIVQTDLERRRTIDDLNTLYVRSGSGTLVPLSSVVTTTVRGDVPDRPRVDRLRAITLTMQLNPGYTVADAIDFLKAEADKQQSSSVSIAWGGQARDFLEASGAVGLAFGLALLLVFLVLAAQFESWIHPAVIMLTVPLAALGGLFGLLITGSTINTYSQIGLVILIGIAAKNGILIVEFANQMRDQGRSIREAVIEAASLRLRPIIMTSISAGFGALPLVLWAGAGAESRKTIGVVIFFGVMISTMLTLFIVPVFYNLLARFTKSPEYTAKQIEAFEEQEEALQKAAE